CGACCGAAAAACAGCATAGATTCAAGGCGAAGGCCAACACTTGGTAAATAGCATGATGTTTGGCTGGAATCACAGAATGAAATTACCGCGTTAGCCTTTCAGACGAAAAACCTTCCCGTCACATCTGACATCTCTCGATTTAGAGATCCATAAATCATACAAAGCGTGTTGGGCGTAATGTTGGTCAGCCTACTATGACATGAGGCGAATCAACAAACttggaaaagaaaagaaaacaaattcaTGTCGTTTTGTACACTCATTCAAGATCATTTAGAAGTTTTTAACTTCATTTGACAATCGGATAATGATGTCTCGGTTAATGACTTCAAACAATCTAGTCAAAATTGAACTGTCAAACGACCCACGAATTCAAATATCTATTGAAAAACAGGATCAGCTCCGTCTTCGAGCACAAGCATTTCCGTTGTGAATAAGCGAAAACCTGATTATTCGCATATTTTCTGGCAGTGTTTAGACTGAAAAGTCTGGATTCAATGCAAACCGGTTCCCTGAATCATGACTTTTTGGCGGTAAGTTCAGCCGAATTTACCTTTCGTTTCGAGTGTTTCGTGCAAGACCGAAAACGTAAAGTAAAGTGTAATATTACGCAATGGTTGTTGAGTCGTTGGGCTTCGGTCGCCCGGCATGGCATTGAAAATGTTGGTGCGAGATCTTTCTTTCAATTAGTTACGTGTTGATAACCTTCGAACCGGTTGGAAGTTTTGGAAGTCTTTTTTTCTCTGCACTTTTCGGGGGGTGTTTTGATCTTGGGAATTCTGCGACTTTGCTATCAAGGAAACTGATCGTTGATGCGTTGAATGATATGAAAAACAATCGTTTCGAATGATGTTCCCATCTATTCTTCTAGGTTTCGTCGTGGGAGGATTTGCCGGTTTCGGCGTCACGGCCGGTGCTCACCGGCTCTGGACTCACAGAGCCTACAAAGCGAAGCTACCGCTGCGCATCATACTGATGATCTGCTTCTGTATGTCCGGTCACAACAGTTTGTACCAGTGGGTCCGCGATCATCGAATACATCACAAATACTCGGAAACCGATGCCGATCCGCACAACTCTAACCGGGGCTTCTTCTATGCCCACGTTGGTTGGCTGATGCTCAGGAAGCACCCGGAGTGCATCAAGAAAGGTCGTCTGATCGATATGACCGACCTGATGGCCGATCCGGTTGTCCAGTTCCATCAAAAGTACTTTCCGTTACTGAAGACACTGTTCACCTACCTCATTCCGTCGATGGTGCCGTGGTACTTTTTCGGCGAAGGTTTCGTTCTGTCCTTCCTGGCTAACTGTCTGATGCGAAACTCATTGACTCTCAACTTCACTTGGTTGGTGAACAGTGCAGCGCACATGTACGGTGATCGGCCTTATGATAAGTAAGTTTTTTCATTGCCCTGAAAATAGCAAATCAACTTAAATTTACCGTCCTTTTTCACAGTCGCATCCGACCGGTGGAAAACAAATACATTTCCATCGTCGCAATGGGAGAGGGATGGCACAACTACCATCACGTGTTCCCCTGGGACTACAAAGCGGCCGAACTGGGCAACTATCGTACAAACATAACAACCTTCTGGCTGGATCTGTTTGCCAAGATTGGCTGGGCGTACGATCTGAAGGAACCGTCGAAGGAATTGGTTCAGCGAACAATTGACAAATACGGTAAACACAGTTCTTGCTGGCCAACGAAATTCACTACTATTCTTATTCGCTACTATTCTTTACAGGAGATGGAACTTACATCACTACCAAAATCGAACATCTCAGAGAAGAACCTGATCCCTATTTACTAAAGGCCCAGTAGACGTACTGACGTTCCATTCCAAATAGTAAAGCTCCGTGAGTGTGTTAAGTTTTAACAAATAACCtaatattgttttaaaatatAACGAATTAATTGTAATTGAAatcttcatgtgtttttttttaccgaaACCTTTAAACCTGATGACATAAATCAAACAGCTTAGCCGTAATCGGTGCTCATTAAAAGTTACGAAACGTGATCTCTCATCTGCTTACAAATCGATCTGCGACAATCGAAACAAGTGCCGAGCTGTTAGTCAACTCGGAAACGGGGTCCAGCCTCCATCAACTGATCCGTAGACCAGGTGAATGACGACTGAAAATGAAAGAATTAGCTAACTTTGGGTGCGTCGTAAAACGTAGTAAACAAgttgaagaaaagaaaacgaaaaagttCGGATGAGTCGGTTTCATCAGACAGATTTTCTTCacggatttagatttttttttcgttgatcgCCTTCGGATAGCTGATGCTGAACCCTTTCAAGCTGAACGGTTTTGGAAGCcaataaaacaaaagtttaaagtttattttaaaCAATGAATTGCCAATGAACTAGCGGATTCCGGTAAATCCTTAAcaattttaagaaaacatttgcatttatttaaaactttaaaatgtCATTATTTTTTCCCAAGTCAGTAAAAATTTTGCCAATTTTCAgtgaaacaatttatgataGTGAAGATTTTCAGTAAACATTACTGTTTCCTTTCGTAAGAATTAGATCAGTCAAATAAATtgattttcgaaattgaaatAGTAAAAACTTAGTCTAACTCTAACATCGAAAAAATGGTACATTATGGTAAGTTAGATTTTCAGTATACACATTGCGTCCATTAAGTTTCGAGACTGATTCCATAAATTGCAAAATAAACAAGATTGCTTGAGTTCCTCAACTTTATCATTAGATTTAATAGTAATTCAAATGCGTCCTCCAACTCATTTTGTAGAATAGTCTCGTGTCGAAGCCGTTTTGGTGGTCTCAACATCTTCAAAAAAGCATCCTTTCAACTTCAACTTCAACTTTGGAAACAAGGAGAAGTCACACggcgccaaatcaggtgaatacgGTGGGTGCTCCAACACACAGACTGAAGAATAATAATTGATTTGTGGCATAGTCGTGCAACAAACACTTTTTCTATGGATCGCGATATTTGGGTCGAGTACGATGAATACTTTAAAACTTCGATATAAAATGCTCCAGTGACCGTTTGATCAGTTGGAAAGAACTCTTTGATGTCTTTGCCATCGAAAAAAGTGATAAGTATGGTTCTGATTCttgaaggaaattttctcgggtttttgggcttgttgtttttttttacttttattccGAACTTTGGCGCTCAGTTTCTGGATCGTACTGAAAGCACCACGTTTCATCGCCAGTAACAATTGATTTCAGGCAGTTTGGATACCGGGCGGTTGCAACGACTTCTTTGGAATGATTGACACGAAGTTATTTCAGTTCCTCCGTCAGTGTGTGCGGGAAAAACTTTGCACAGACCCTCTTTGCCGATATTCAAAGCCTCTTCTTTCATTTTTAGCGAAGAACTACGACCCTTCGCAACATAATCAAGAACTTTTTCAATCATTTCGGATGTGCGAGCTGATATTTGGTCTTCCTTCATGTTTGTCATCCTCTAGCGACactcggcaccccaagaaaaaaaaacatttgttcgagACAAACACTGATCGCCATGTACTTGGTGCATCACTTTTACCAAGTTTTGCACTGAATTTAATGACCGATTAACAGAGCAAAATGTAATAAATGAAGTCTTTATAATTGTgattttgcgtgaaaatcaattttagtttatttttcgtGGGGACATTCGAATTGCGAAACCTttcaaaagccttggtattacattctttGTGAGGAATTCTACCTTCTGTTTCGACAGACTTCACAGCCAATTCAAAGCGTACAGACCCATCGCATGACTGGTACTACGAGCCTACTGACACTTAGAATTGTTCAAGGtctgggctcgaacatacgacaactggcttgtaagaccagcaccctgTGCATTGAATCACCAACTGTGAAACCTGTGTCGTATTCGTATGGACTGGCTCATTATGTCTTTTCATCATAACCGGCCTTCTGTGTATTGAATTGGTGCCATGTAAaatggaacataattttcagaaTAGTCACTGACTAGAATCGTAGCTGTCTGGAAGCGTCAGGAACAGCAACAGCAAATCCTATCAGCAACGATTTCGCTTTTCGGTCCATCTTGTAGAACTTGTTTCTCGGTTCACCTTCAGCAGGATCATTTTCCGTAAGCGCTTCCGAAACTTCAGCTGCTTCCAAAAAGAACTTCCAAACTTACTcggaaaccataagtttttttaGTTGCTTCCATTCAGCTGTATGACTCTTTCGTTGAAAAACCCTTAACCTGATG
This genomic window from Malaya genurostris strain Urasoe2022 chromosome 1, Malgen_1.1, whole genome shotgun sequence contains:
- the LOC131431763 gene encoding acyl-CoA Delta-9 desaturase-like; amino-acid sequence: MTVASAMETPTKASSGDIPVGEDSSAKMKRIYSDTNNNEIMMGDDESVSDKELKQYMEHYDQWKQSAVGKWLQDQLADKFGWKFGAEIKWKNVALIGGLHIATVVLFFVYVWESTPWTWVWGFVVGGFAGFGVTAGAHRLWTHRAYKAKLPLRIILMICFCMSGHNSLYQWVRDHRIHHKYSETDADPHNSNRGFFYAHVGWLMLRKHPECIKKGRLIDMTDLMADPVVQFHQKYFPLLKTLFTYLIPSMVPWYFFGEGFVLSFLANCLMRNSLTLNFTWLVNSAAHMYGDRPYDNRIRPVENKYISIVAMGEGWHNYHHVFPWDYKAAELGNYRTNITTFWLDLFAKIGWAYDLKEPSKELVQRTIDKYGDGTYITTKIEHLREEPDPYLLKAQ